In Cedecea neteri, a single genomic region encodes these proteins:
- a CDS encoding NAD-dependent malic enzyme, protein MDIKPKKHRSLYIPYAGPVLLEFPLLNKGSAFSIEERRNFNLLGLLPEVVETIEEQAERAWIQYQGFKTEIDKHIYLRNIQDTNETLFYRLVENHLEEMMPVIYTPTVGAACERFSEIYRRSRGVFINYENRHHMDDILQNVPNHNIKVIVVTDGERILGLGDQGIGGMGIPIGKLSLYTACGGISPAYTLPVVLDVGTNNQQLLNDPLYMGSRHPRITGDDYYEFVDEFIQAVRHRWPDVLLQFEDFAQKNAMPLLTRYRDEICSFNDDIQGTAAVTVGTLIAASRAAGSQLNQQKIVFLGAGSAGCGIAEQIIAQMQREGLSEEAARGNVFMVDRFGLLTDNMPNLLSFQTKLVQSRESLSEWDLENEAISLLDVVRNAKPNILIGVSGQTGLFTEEIIREMHKHCARPIVMPLSNPTSRVEATPQDIITWTDGAALVATGSPFDPVTWKDKTYPIAQCNNAYIFPGIGLGVIASGASRITDEMLMAASESLAQHSPLLNDGEGMVLPELKDIQKVSRAIAFAVAKIAQQQGVAVVTSAEALKQAIDDNFWLPEYRDYRRTSI, encoded by the coding sequence ATGGACATCAAACCAAAAAAACATCGCTCGCTTTACATCCCTTACGCCGGACCCGTTTTACTTGAATTCCCCCTGTTAAATAAAGGCAGCGCTTTCAGCATCGAAGAGCGCCGCAATTTCAACCTGCTCGGCCTGCTGCCGGAAGTGGTTGAAACCATCGAAGAGCAGGCGGAACGCGCCTGGATTCAGTACCAGGGCTTTAAAACCGAAATCGATAAGCACATCTACCTGCGCAACATCCAGGATACCAACGAAACGCTGTTCTACCGCCTGGTTGAAAATCATCTGGAAGAGATGATGCCGGTGATTTACACCCCAACCGTGGGGGCCGCCTGTGAACGCTTCTCAGAAATCTATCGCCGCTCTCGCGGGGTGTTCATCAACTACGAAAATCGTCACCACATGGACGATATTCTGCAGAACGTGCCGAACCACAACATCAAAGTGATCGTGGTGACCGACGGCGAACGTATTCTCGGCCTGGGCGACCAGGGCATCGGCGGGATGGGCATTCCTATCGGTAAGCTGTCGCTGTACACCGCCTGTGGCGGCATCAGCCCGGCTTACACCCTGCCGGTGGTGCTGGACGTCGGCACCAACAACCAGCAGCTGCTGAACGACCCGCTGTATATGGGCTCTCGCCATCCGCGTATTACCGGTGACGACTACTACGAGTTCGTGGATGAGTTCATTCAGGCTGTTCGCCACCGCTGGCCGGACGTACTGCTGCAGTTCGAAGACTTTGCGCAGAAAAACGCCATGCCGCTGCTGACCCGTTACCGCGACGAGATCTGCTCGTTTAACGATGACATTCAGGGTACCGCCGCCGTGACCGTTGGGACGCTGATCGCCGCCAGCCGCGCGGCAGGCAGCCAGCTCAACCAGCAGAAAATCGTCTTCCTGGGCGCTGGATCCGCGGGCTGCGGCATCGCCGAGCAAATCATTGCCCAGATGCAGCGCGAAGGGCTGAGTGAAGAAGCCGCCCGTGGCAACGTGTTCATGGTTGACCGTTTTGGCCTGCTCACCGACAACATGCCTAACCTGCTCTCCTTCCAGACCAAACTGGTGCAAAGCCGCGAAAGCCTGTCTGAGTGGGATCTGGAAAACGAAGCGATTTCCCTGCTGGATGTGGTACGCAACGCGAAGCCAAATATTCTTATCGGCGTGTCTGGTCAGACTGGCCTGTTCACCGAAGAGATCATTCGTGAAATGCACAAGCACTGTGCGCGTCCGATCGTGATGCCGCTGTCTAACCCGACTTCCCGCGTGGAAGCGACGCCGCAGGACATCATCACCTGGACCGATGGTGCCGCGCTGGTAGCCACCGGCAGCCCGTTCGATCCGGTGACCTGGAAAGATAAAACGTACCCTATCGCTCAGTGCAACAACGCCTATATCTTCCCAGGCATTGGCCTCGGGGTGATTGCCTCCGGCGCGTCGCGCATTACCGATGAGATGCTGATGGCGGCGAGCGAGTCGCTGGCACAGCACTCGCCGTTGCTGAACGACGGTGAAGGCATGGTGCTGCCAGAACTGAAGGACATTCAGAAAGTGTCCCGCGCTATCGCCTTTGCCGTAGCGAAAATCGCCCAACAGCAAGGCGTGGCGGTGGTCACCTCCGCTGAAGCCCTGAAGCAGGCCATCGACGACAACTTCTGGCTGCCGGAATACCGCGACTACCGCCGGACTTCCATCTAA